In Desulfovibrio psychrotolerans, a single window of DNA contains:
- the pspA gene encoding phage shock protein PspA, with the protein MGIFTRFHDIISSNLNAMLDKAEDPEKMIRMMIREMEETLVELKANCAATMAECMRIRRERDAATAATDKWQQRAELAMGRGREDLAREALLEKHREQERADALGRELAGCESLVAQAQEDLTVLEGKLASTKEKQGLLVQRRTHAVTRKQARMDVHRAGGYDAVRRFEELEQRVERMEAEADVAGVAMRAGSLESRFSDLEGAGRVEEELAALRARMGGGNTGR; encoded by the coding sequence ATGGGCATATTCACCCGTTTTCACGACATTATTTCTTCCAATCTCAACGCCATGCTGGACAAGGCGGAAGACCCGGAAAAGATGATACGCATGATGATCCGCGAGATGGAGGAAACCCTTGTGGAGCTGAAGGCCAACTGCGCCGCCACTATGGCCGAATGCATGCGCATACGGCGCGAGCGTGATGCCGCAACCGCAGCCACGGACAAGTGGCAGCAGCGCGCGGAACTTGCCATGGGCCGGGGGCGCGAGGACCTTGCCCGTGAAGCCCTGCTGGAAAAGCACCGCGAACAGGAGCGGGCAGACGCGTTGGGGCGCGAGCTTGCCGGATGCGAAAGTCTGGTGGCGCAGGCGCAGGAGGACCTGACCGTGCTGGAAGGCAAGCTGGCTTCCACCAAGGAGAAGCAGGGTCTGCTGGTGCAGCGCAGAACGCACGCGGTAACACGCAAGCAGGCGCGCATGGACGTGCACAGGGCGGGCGGTTATGACGCAGTGCGCCGCTTTGAGGAACTGGAGCAGCGTGTGGAGCGCATGGAAGCAGAGGCCGATGTGGCGGGCGTGGCAATGCGCGCAGGGTCGCTTGAATCGCGCTTTTCTGATCTGGAGGGCGCGGGCCGGGTGGAAGAGGAGCTTGCGGCACTCAGGGCACGCATGGGCGGCGGCAATACGGGTCGGTAA
- a CDS encoding envelope stress response membrane protein PspB, whose translation MPHGPFFFFWLIIPAICLIVVYKLLRERRRPEDEPQAVDEARMIQEMYRSLARMEERVETLEALLADVQSQRRGAEWPGQETGKEPGKDR comes from the coding sequence ATGCCTCACGGTCCATTCTTTTTCTTCTGGCTTATTATTCCGGCCATCTGCCTTATCGTGGTGTATAAGTTGCTGCGCGAGAGGCGCAGGCCCGAAGACGAGCCGCAGGCTGTGGATGAAGCCCGCATGATTCAGGAAATGTACCGCTCTTTGGCGCGCATGGAAGAACGTGTGGAAACGCTGGAGGCCCTGCTCGCCGATGTGCAGTCGCAGCGGCGCGGAGCAGAATGGCCCGGTCAGGAAACTGGTAAGGAACCCGGCAAGGACAGGTGA
- the pspC gene encoding envelope stress response membrane protein PspC, producing MYGGNGGNGREGRWRRDGDRTCEYGGHGGYGARGGMGCGNGFPEGGGGYGSFAHGGGRPLYRARDGRFMGVCKGLARHFDVRVRYVRLAFILAAVFSAFWPVLAVYIFLGLIMKPEPVLMPQDEGERDFYSAYVGSRAEAVSRLREKFGNLETRLRRMESVVTSREFDWERRFRDR from the coding sequence ATGTACGGCGGTAATGGCGGAAACGGCAGAGAAGGCCGGTGGCGGCGCGATGGTGATCGGACCTGCGAATATGGCGGGCATGGCGGATACGGCGCGCGCGGCGGCATGGGCTGCGGAAACGGATTCCCTGAAGGCGGAGGCGGCTATGGGTCGTTCGCGCATGGGGGGGGGCGTCCGCTCTACCGCGCCCGGGACGGAAGGTTCATGGGCGTGTGCAAGGGGCTGGCGCGCCACTTTGATGTCCGCGTCAGGTATGTGCGCCTTGCCTTCATACTGGCGGCGGTGTTCAGCGCCTTCTGGCCCGTTCTGGCCGTGTATATTTTTCTGGGGCTGATCATGAAACCCGAACCCGTGCTTATGCCGCAGGATGAGGGAGAGCGCGATTTTTATTCGGCCTATGTCGGCTCAAGGGCAGAGGCGGTTTCGCGTCTGCGGGAAAAGTTCGGCAATCTGGAAACACGCCTCCGCCGTATGGAAAGCGTGGTCACGAGCCGGGAATTTGATTGGGAGCGGCGGTTCCGCGACCGGTAG
- a CDS encoding substrate-binding periplasmic protein produces the protein MTVTRICSALLLAIILVLSVVAPAAAQKNRNAAVRIVMCEWVPYTTATLPDSGALAEIAKIALQLQGLEAQFTIVPWARAVSMMQQGETDALLPVYMSGNNLKRYHLSESVLDVDSVFMRLKEVEIPYTTPQNLQGWRIGTVQHTSYKKNLADLGIFLVEEVPHEIQNYRKLVAGRIDMMLDTRETLERMLDSLPAEERHEVVFMDPPLHTKSLHMAFAPTSRGRQLRNIFNEGMNAVRSKGVYDAVLDKHDVVRSTGTAVRQLD, from the coding sequence ATGACCGTTACACGAATATGTTCCGCACTGCTGCTTGCCATTATTCTGGTTCTGTCTGTCGTGGCTCCCGCTGCAGCGCAAAAAAACCGCAATGCAGCCGTGCGCATTGTCATGTGCGAATGGGTTCCCTACACCACGGCGACCCTGCCGGACTCCGGAGCCTTGGCAGAAATAGCCAAGATTGCCCTGCAGCTACAGGGGCTGGAGGCACAGTTCACCATCGTGCCGTGGGCACGGGCCGTTTCCATGATGCAGCAGGGAGAGACGGACGCGCTGCTGCCTGTGTATATGTCGGGGAACAACCTGAAGCGCTATCACCTGAGTGAATCCGTTCTGGATGTGGATTCCGTGTTCATGCGCCTGAAGGAAGTGGAGATTCCCTACACCACACCGCAGAACCTGCAAGGCTGGCGCATAGGCACGGTGCAGCATACCTCCTACAAGAAGAATCTGGCCGATCTGGGCATCTTTCTGGTGGAAGAGGTTCCGCACGAAATCCAAAACTACCGCAAGCTGGTGGCCGGACGCATTGACATGATGCTGGACACGCGGGAAACGCTGGAACGGATGCTGGACAGCCTGCCTGCCGAAGAACGCCACGAGGTCGTCTTCATGGACCCGCCGCTGCACACCAAAAGTTTGCATATGGCCTTTGCGCCCACCAGCAGGGGCAGGCAGCTGCGGAATATCTTCAACGAGGGGATGAACGCGGTACGTTCAAAAGGTGTGTATGATGCCGTGCTGGACAAGCATGACGTGGTGCGCTCCACCGGCACGGCGGTCCGTCAATTGGATTGA
- the leuB gene encoding 3-isopropylmalate dehydrogenase, translating to MNMKICLMPGDGIGPEIVEQAVAVLDKVAAKFGHTVEYSNALIGGVAIDATGNPLPDETVAACKAADAVLLGAVGGPKWDTLPGDRRPEKGLLGIRKALGLFANLRPAKLFPELAQACFLRPDIVKDGIDVMVVRELTGCIYFGQPVGREMRDGKMTAFNTMVYDEEEVRRIARLAFDAAMKREKRLCSVDKANVLEVSRLWREVVEEVAKEYPEVELTHMYVDNAAMQLVRNPNQFDVIVTGNLFGDILSDEAAVITGSIGMLPSASLGAGGPGLYEPIHGSAPDIAGQNKANPLATILSVAMMLRYAFSLNDEAQAIENAVQRVLQEGYRTGDIMEEGKSLVGCNTMGNLVAERI from the coding sequence ATGAATATGAAGATATGCCTGATGCCGGGTGACGGCATAGGCCCTGAAATTGTGGAACAGGCGGTGGCTGTGCTGGACAAGGTGGCCGCAAAATTCGGTCACACCGTGGAATACAGCAACGCGCTCATCGGCGGCGTGGCCATAGACGCCACGGGAAACCCGCTGCCGGACGAAACCGTGGCCGCGTGCAAGGCAGCCGATGCCGTGCTGCTGGGCGCGGTGGGCGGTCCCAAATGGGATACCCTGCCCGGAGACAGACGGCCCGAGAAGGGCCTTTTGGGCATCCGCAAGGCGCTGGGGCTGTTTGCCAACCTGCGTCCGGCCAAGCTGTTCCCCGAACTGGCACAGGCCTGCTTTCTGCGCCCGGACATTGTGAAGGACGGCATTGACGTTATGGTGGTGCGCGAACTCACAGGCTGCATCTATTTCGGGCAGCCCGTGGGCCGCGAAATGCGCGACGGCAAGATGACCGCCTTTAACACCATGGTGTATGATGAAGAAGAAGTGCGCCGCATCGCCCGCCTTGCCTTTGACGCCGCCATGAAGCGCGAAAAGCGTCTCTGCTCGGTGGACAAGGCCAACGTGCTGGAAGTTTCCCGCCTGTGGCGCGAGGTGGTGGAAGAGGTTGCCAAGGAGTATCCCGAAGTGGAACTCACCCACATGTATGTTGATAACGCCGCCATGCAGCTGGTACGCAACCCCAACCAGTTTGATGTTATTGTCACGGGCAACCTGTTCGGCGACATCCTTTCCGACGAGGCGGCAGTCATCACCGGTTCCATAGGCATGCTGCCCTCGGCCTCTCTGGGCGCGGGCGGTCCCGGCCTGTACGAGCCCATCCATGGTTCCGCGCCGGATATCGCAGGCCAGAACAAGGCCAACCCGCTGGCCACCATCCTTTCCGTGGCCATGATGCTGCGCTATGCCTTCAGCCTGAACGACGAGGCACAAGCCATTGAAAACGCCGTGCAGCGCGTGCTGCAGGAAGGCTACCGCACAGGCGACATCATGGAAGAAGGCAAAAGCCTTGTGGGCTGCAACACCATGGGCAATCTGGTGGCGGAGCGCATTTAG
- a CDS encoding 3-isopropylmalate dehydratase small subunit, producing the protein MSYQGTAHKVGDHIDTDAIIPARFLVTTDTKELGANCMEGLEAGWVKRVKEGDIMVGGENFGCGSSREHAPISILGAGIPVVIAHSFARIFYRNSFNMGLLLIEIGDDIHKINDHDTISVDIEKGVITNRTTGTEITYPPLPAFMREFLDKGGLIPYVREKLNA; encoded by the coding sequence ATGAGCTATCAGGGTACTGCCCACAAGGTGGGTGACCATATCGATACCGACGCCATCATCCCCGCCCGCTTCCTTGTCACCACAGACACCAAGGAACTGGGGGCCAACTGCATGGAAGGCCTTGAGGCCGGATGGGTTAAGCGCGTCAAGGAAGGCGACATAATGGTCGGCGGAGAGAACTTCGGCTGCGGCTCTTCCCGCGAGCACGCGCCCATTTCCATTCTCGGCGCGGGCATTCCGGTGGTTATCGCCCACTCCTTCGCCCGTATCTTCTACCGCAACAGCTTCAACATGGGGCTTCTGCTCATAGAAATCGGCGATGACATACACAAGATCAACGACCACGACACCATAAGCGTGGACATTGAAAAGGGTGTCATCACCAACAGGACCACGGGCACGGAGATAACCTATCCGCCGCTGCCCGCGTTTATGCGCGAGTTTCTCGACAAGGGCGGACTCATCCCCTACGTCAGGGAAAAGCTGAACGCGTAA
- the leuC gene encoding 3-isopropylmalate dehydratase large subunit: MAHTLVQKILQKHTAQEITEAGQIVQCNVSLALANDITAPLAIKSFRAMGAQKVFDKDRVALVMDHFTPQKDIESAIQVKGVREFAAEQEITHYYEGGDCGVEHALLPELGLVGPGDIVVGADSHTCTYGGLGAFATGLGSTDVAGAMALGSTWFKVPPTIRVEYSGTMPAHVGAKDLVLRLIGEIGVAGALYKALEFSGPVVDALDVEGRMCIANMAIEAGGKCGLFPADAKTLAYTAARGRTDQLLTAGPGAVYERTVAFDVSGMSPQIACPHLPDNVRPVEEVKNVRVDQVVVGSCTNGRISDLREAAAILKGRKVAKHVRTIILPATPNIWKQALREGLIEIFMEAGCIVGPATCGPCLGGHMGILADGEVAIATTNRNFRGRMGSLESEVYLSSPCVAAASAVAGEIADPRAL, translated from the coding sequence ATGGCTCATACCCTCGTGCAGAAGATTCTGCAGAAGCACACGGCACAGGAGATCACCGAGGCGGGACAGATTGTCCAGTGCAACGTCTCGCTGGCCCTTGCCAACGACATTACCGCACCGCTGGCCATCAAGTCCTTCCGCGCCATGGGCGCACAGAAGGTATTTGACAAAGACCGCGTGGCGCTTGTCATGGACCATTTCACCCCGCAAAAGGACATAGAGTCTGCCATTCAGGTCAAGGGTGTCCGCGAATTTGCGGCCGAGCAGGAAATAACCCACTACTACGAAGGCGGCGACTGCGGCGTGGAACACGCCCTGCTGCCGGAGCTGGGCCTTGTGGGACCCGGCGACATTGTGGTGGGCGCAGACTCCCACACCTGCACCTACGGCGGCCTTGGGGCGTTTGCCACCGGCCTCGGTTCCACGGACGTGGCCGGAGCCATGGCGCTGGGCAGCACGTGGTTCAAGGTTCCGCCCACCATCCGCGTGGAGTACAGCGGCACCATGCCCGCACATGTGGGTGCGAAAGACCTTGTGCTCAGGCTTATCGGCGAAATAGGCGTGGCCGGTGCCCTGTACAAGGCGCTGGAATTTTCCGGACCCGTGGTGGACGCGCTGGACGTGGAAGGGCGCATGTGCATTGCCAACATGGCCATTGAGGCGGGCGGCAAGTGCGGCCTCTTTCCCGCCGACGCAAAGACCCTTGCCTACACCGCCGCGCGCGGCCGCACGGACCAGCTCCTGACCGCTGGCCCCGGCGCGGTGTACGAGCGCACCGTGGCCTTTGATGTTTCCGGCATGTCGCCGCAGATTGCCTGCCCCCACCTGCCGGACAACGTGCGCCCCGTGGAAGAGGTGAAGAACGTGCGCGTTGATCAGGTGGTTGTAGGCTCCTGCACAAACGGCCGCATAAGCGACCTGCGCGAGGCAGCCGCCATTCTCAAGGGCCGCAAGGTGGCCAAGCACGTGCGCACCATCATTCTGCCCGCCACCCCCAATATCTGGAAGCAGGCTCTGCGCGAAGGCCTTATTGAAATCTTTATGGAAGCGGGCTGCATAGTGGGACCCGCCACCTGCGGTCCCTGTCTGGGCGGGCATATGGGCATTCTCGCGGACGGCGAAGTGGCCATAGCCACCACCAACCGCAACTTCAGGGGCCGCATGGGCAGCCTTGAGTCGGAAGTGTACCTCTCCAGCCCCTGCGTGGCAGCCGCCTCCGCAGTGGCGGGCGAAATTGCCGACCCGCGCGCACTGTAA
- a CDS encoding 2-isopropylmalate synthase: protein MSDKVFIFDTTLRDGEQSPGATMNMQEKIRLARQLETLGVDIMEAGFPAASQGDFEAVQAIANTIRDVQVAGLCRAIEPDIDRCWEAIKGGANPRIHTFIATSPVHMQYKLRKEPAQVLEMAREAVKYAARYTSNVEFSAEDASRSDWDFLARVVETAIDAGATTINIPDTVGYAQPQEFGEMVAYVMEKAANSHKAVFSVHCHNDLGLAVANTLSALKAGARQAEVTISGIGERAGNASLEEVVMALRTRSGYYGLENRIQTEQLFPTCRLLSMIIGQAIPPYKAIVGPNAFAHESGIHQDGMLKNRETYEIMTPESVGRLKTEIVLGKHSGRNAIKGKVEELGYRLDDEQIQIVFEAIKRLADKKEKVYDEDIEALIHEEVFRIPDKYRLKHLSVQASDVGVPPSAAVVMDVNDEEMRHTTFGVGPIDAVFNSIAQIVGRSPQLKRYTVNAITGGSDAQGEVTVRLEENGIESVGRGSAPDIIVASARAYLNALNRLAKKEKEDK from the coding sequence ATGTCCGACAAGGTTTTCATATTCGATACCACCCTGCGTGACGGCGAACAGTCCCCCGGTGCAACCATGAACATGCAGGAGAAGATCCGCCTCGCCCGCCAGCTGGAAACGCTGGGCGTAGACATCATGGAAGCCGGGTTTCCCGCCGCCAGCCAGGGCGACTTCGAAGCCGTGCAGGCCATTGCGAACACCATCAGAGACGTGCAGGTGGCGGGCCTGTGCCGCGCCATAGAGCCGGATATAGACCGTTGCTGGGAAGCCATAAAGGGCGGTGCCAACCCCCGCATACACACCTTTATCGCTACCAGCCCCGTGCACATGCAGTACAAGCTGCGCAAGGAACCGGCACAGGTGCTGGAAATGGCCCGCGAGGCCGTGAAGTACGCCGCCCGCTACACCTCCAACGTGGAGTTTTCGGCGGAAGACGCCTCGCGCTCCGACTGGGACTTCCTTGCCCGTGTGGTGGAAACCGCCATAGACGCCGGAGCCACGACCATTAACATTCCCGATACCGTGGGCTACGCACAGCCGCAGGAGTTCGGCGAAATGGTGGCCTATGTCATGGAAAAGGCCGCGAACAGCCATAAGGCCGTGTTCAGCGTGCACTGCCATAACGACCTGGGACTCGCCGTGGCCAACACGCTCTCTGCGCTCAAGGCCGGTGCGCGGCAGGCAGAGGTGACCATAAGCGGCATAGGTGAACGCGCGGGCAACGCCTCGCTGGAAGAGGTGGTCATGGCCCTGCGCACCCGCTCCGGCTACTACGGGCTGGAAAACCGCATCCAGACCGAACAGCTTTTTCCCACCTGCCGCCTGCTCTCCATGATCATCGGGCAGGCCATACCGCCCTACAAGGCCATAGTAGGCCCCAACGCCTTTGCCCATGAATCGGGCATTCATCAGGACGGCATGCTCAAGAACCGCGAAACCTACGAGATAATGACCCCTGAATCCGTGGGACGCCTGAAGACGGAAATAGTGCTCGGCAAGCATTCCGGCCGCAACGCCATAAAGGGCAAGGTGGAAGAGCTTGGCTACAGGCTGGACGATGAGCAGATTCAGATTGTTTTCGAGGCCATCAAACGTCTCGCGGACAAAAAAGAAAAAGTATACGACGAAGACATCGAAGCCCTCATCCATGAAGAGGTCTTCCGCATACCGGACAAATACCGCCTGAAGCACCTCTCCGTGCAGGCCAGCGACGTGGGCGTTCCGCCCTCTGCCGCCGTGGTTATGGACGTGAATGATGAAGAGATGCGGCACACCACCTTTGGCGTGGGCCCCATAGACGCGGTATTCAACTCCATTGCGCAGATTGTGGGCCGCAGCCCGCAGCTTAAGCGTTACACGGTGAACGCCATTACCGGCGGCAGCGATGCGCAGGGTGAGGTGACCGTGCGGCTGGAAGAAAACGGCATCGAGTCCGTGGGACGCGGTTCCGCACCGGATATTATCGTCGCCAGCGCGCGCGCGTATCTGAACGCGCTGAACAGGCTGGCGAAGAAGGAAAAGGAGGACAAATAG
- the pssA gene encoding CDP-diacylglycerol--serine O-phosphatidyltransferase → MSTQRATPRRGVYILPNLFTTASLFSGFLGLIWAAQGNFEGCAMAVLFSALMDGLDGKVARLTNTASEFGVQYDSLVDLVAFCVVPAFMIYMWHLQDFGRLGIAVAFLFAACGALRLARFNISTAVTPKKFFIGLPTPAGGCTLATMVFFAPYLPEYLQDHFGAFALGATLITSFLMVSRVRYASFKEYGFLKAHPFSSMVSAILIFVLVASEPKLLGFLVFAGYIISGPVYTFAYLSRRSPKLLNDLSS, encoded by the coding sequence ATGAGCACGCAACGCGCCACCCCCCGCAGGGGTGTGTACATTCTCCCCAACCTCTTCACCACGGCAAGCCTGTTTTCAGGTTTTCTGGGGCTGATCTGGGCTGCGCAGGGGAATTTTGAAGGTTGCGCCATGGCCGTGCTCTTTTCTGCCCTCATGGACGGGCTGGACGGCAAGGTGGCCCGCCTGACCAACACTGCCAGCGAATTCGGCGTACAGTACGACTCGCTGGTAGACCTTGTGGCCTTTTGCGTTGTTCCTGCCTTCATGATCTACATGTGGCACCTGCAGGACTTTGGCCGCTTGGGCATAGCCGTGGCGTTTCTCTTTGCCGCATGCGGCGCGCTGCGTCTGGCACGGTTCAACATATCCACCGCCGTTACGCCCAAAAAGTTCTTCATAGGCCTGCCCACACCTGCGGGCGGCTGCACCCTTGCCACCATGGTCTTCTTTGCCCCGTATCTGCCGGAGTATCTGCAGGACCATTTCGGTGCCTTTGCCCTTGGCGCCACCCTGATTACTTCCTTCCTCATGGTCAGCCGGGTGCGCTACGCATCCTTCAAGGAATACGGGTTTCTCAAGGCCCATCCGTTCTCTTCGATGGTTTCTGCCATCCTCATCTTCGTGCTCGTGGCTTCCGAGCCGAAGCTGCTGGGATTTCTGGTGTTTGCCGGATACATCATTTCCGGCCCCGTATACACCTTCGCCTACCTATCCCGGCGTTCTCCCAAGCTACTAAACGACCTATCTTCCTAG
- a CDS encoding phosphatidylserine decarboxylase family protein, whose translation MRKASIGLTPECVPSLALTGLGTIAFGLMDCWFMTTVFLLLFAFCLHFFRDPERVVPTAPDLAVSPADGKIIKVQHMPDPFTGEPRQCICVFMNVFSVHVNRAPVAGTVAAISYHPGKYLNAAWDKASTDNERCAYNMQDTEGRHWTMVQIAGLIARRIVCRVDEGDSLARGERFGMIKFGSRVDLYLPDDYVPSVSVGEQVFAGQTVLARKRDGGNP comes from the coding sequence ATGCGCAAAGCTTCCATCGGCCTCACTCCCGAATGCGTTCCCTCACTGGCACTCACCGGCCTTGGCACCATTGCCTTCGGCCTTATGGACTGCTGGTTCATGACCACGGTGTTTCTGCTGCTGTTCGCCTTCTGCCTGCACTTTTTCCGCGACCCGGAACGCGTGGTGCCCACCGCGCCCGACCTTGCCGTAAGCCCTGCCGACGGCAAGATAATCAAGGTGCAGCACATGCCGGACCCCTTTACCGGCGAACCGCGCCAGTGCATCTGCGTATTCATGAACGTGTTCAGCGTGCATGTGAACCGCGCCCCTGTGGCGGGTACGGTGGCTGCCATTTCGTACCATCCCGGCAAGTACCTGAACGCCGCATGGGACAAGGCCAGCACCGACAACGAACGCTGCGCCTACAATATGCAGGACACCGAGGGACGCCACTGGACCATGGTGCAGATTGCAGGGCTTATTGCCCGGCGCATTGTCTGCCGCGTGGATGAAGGCGACAGCCTTGCCCGCGGCGAGCGGTTCGGCATGATCAAATTCGGCTCGCGGGTTGACCTTTACCTTCCGGACGACTATGTTCCCTCTGTAAGTGTTGGCGAACAGGTGTTCGCAGGCCAGACCGTTCTTGCCCGCAAGCGGGACGGCGGCAACCCGTAA
- the zwf gene encoding glucose-6-phosphate dehydrogenase, producing the protein METRFTLQQPNVCAEASAEDCGIVVFGASGDLVQRKLIPALYGLHLRNLLPSRFYILGFARSDMTDEQFRGRMREAITAAHAEHPAAVAQEKLDAFLAMCRYVSGDYNDPRAYERLSMRCSTCDRDFDATGNRLFYLALPPDLHPVVTRRLAEADLTDEGPQGRPWARVVFEKPFGHDLASALHLDSLLGRTLAPSQIFRMDHYLGKETVQSVLMFRFANAIFEPLWNRRYIDHVQITTAESLGVEHRGGYYDNAGCLRDMFQNHMLQMLAITAMEPPASFQAESVRDERVKLMRSLRPWPCGDTGGELCNWVVRAQYEAAPGGASSLPAYRNEPDVAPDSVTETYVAAKVLIDNWRWQGVPFMLRSGKALHRKVTEIAVTFRRVPHVLFGLSSKAQMPANVLVLKIQPDEGIDLTIQAKQPGPKSCMSTMALSFKYKDIFGVTPPDAYERLLLDCMQGDRTLFWSREEVEAAWSLIDPVLSEWAAHPQRCPLHTYPAGSWGPQAADALMRSIGARWRRPPEMGGTHEQP; encoded by the coding sequence GTGGAAACGCGTTTTACCCTGCAACAACCCAACGTCTGCGCGGAAGCCTCGGCAGAGGACTGCGGCATTGTCGTCTTCGGCGCATCGGGCGACCTTGTGCAGCGCAAGCTCATTCCTGCCCTGTACGGGCTGCATCTGCGCAATCTGCTGCCTTCCCGCTTTTACATTCTGGGCTTTGCCCGCTCAGACATGACGGACGAGCAGTTCCGCGGACGCATGCGCGAGGCCATAACCGCTGCCCACGCGGAGCATCCCGCCGCCGTGGCGCAGGAGAAGCTGGACGCCTTTCTCGCCATGTGCCGGTATGTTTCCGGCGACTACAACGATCCCCGCGCCTACGAACGCCTTTCCATGCGCTGCTCCACCTGCGACCGTGACTTTGACGCCACAGGCAACCGCCTCTTCTACCTTGCCCTGCCGCCCGACCTGCACCCCGTTGTCACCCGGCGGCTGGCGGAAGCCGACCTCACGGATGAAGGCCCGCAAGGCAGACCGTGGGCGCGGGTGGTGTTTGAAAAACCCTTCGGGCACGACCTTGCCTCCGCCCTGCATCTGGACAGCCTGCTCGGCAGAACGCTGGCCCCCTCGCAGATTTTCCGCATGGACCACTACCTTGGCAAGGAGACCGTGCAGTCTGTGCTCATGTTCCGCTTTGCCAACGCCATCTTTGAACCGCTATGGAACCGACGCTACATTGACCACGTGCAGATAACCACGGCGGAATCGCTGGGCGTGGAGCACAGGGGCGGCTACTACGACAACGCAGGCTGCCTGCGCGACATGTTTCAGAACCACATGCTCCAGATGCTCGCCATAACCGCCATGGAGCCTCCGGCCTCGTTTCAGGCCGAAAGCGTGCGCGACGAGCGGGTCAAGCTCATGCGCTCGCTGCGCCCATGGCCATGCGGAGATACGGGCGGCGAACTGTGCAACTGGGTGGTACGTGCGCAGTACGAAGCGGCTCCCGGCGGGGCTTCCTCCCTGCCCGCCTACCGCAACGAGCCGGATGTGGCCCCGGATTCCGTGACGGAAACCTACGTTGCCGCAAAGGTACTTATCGATAACTGGCGATGGCAGGGTGTGCCCTTTATGCTACGTTCCGGCAAGGCGCTGCACCGCAAGGTTACGGAAATTGCCGTCACCTTCCGGCGGGTGCCGCATGTGCTGTTCGGCCTTTCTTCCAAGGCGCAGATGCCCGCCAACGTGCTGGTGCTGAAAATTCAGCCGGACGAGGGCATAGACCTGACCATTCAGGCCAAGCAGCCCGGTCCCAAGTCGTGCATGTCCACCATGGCGCTCTCCTTCAAGTACAAGGATATCTTCGGCGTGACCCCGCCGGACGCCTACGAACGGCTGCTGCTGGACTGTATGCAGGGCGACCGCACCCTGTTCTGGTCGCGGGAGGAAGTGGAGGCCGCATGGTCGCTCATTGATCCCGTACTCAGCGAATGGGCAGCACACCCGCAACGCTGCCCCCTGCACACCTACCCTGCCGGAAGCTGGGGCCCGCAGGCGGCGGATGCGCTTATGCGGTCCATCGGCGCGCGCTGGCGCAGACCGCCGGAGATGGGCGGCACGCACGAGCAGCCCTGA